One window of the Leclercia sp. LSNIH1 genome contains the following:
- a CDS encoding type IV secretion system DNA-binding domain-containing protein gives MDDRERGLAFLFAITLPPVMVWFLVAKFTYGIDPSTAKYLIPYLVKNTFSLWPLWSALIAGWFIGVGGLIAFIIYDKSRVFKGERFKKIYRGTELVRARTLADKTRERGVNQLTVANIPIPTYAENLHFSIAGTTGTGKTTIFNELLFKSIIRGGKNIALDPNGGFLKNFYRPGDVILNAYDKRTEGWVFFNEIRRSYDYERLVNSIVQESPDMATEEWFGYGRLIFSEVSKKLHSLYSTVTMEEVIHWACNVDQKKLKEFLMGTPAEAIFSGSEKAVGSARFVLSKNLAPHLKMPEGNFSLRDWLDDGKPGTLFITWQEEMKRSLNPLISCWLDSIFSIVLGMGEKESRINVFIDELESLQFLPNLNDALTKGRKSGLCVYAGYQTYSQLVKVYGRDMAQTILANMRSNIVLGGSRLGDETLDQMSRSLGEIEGEVERKESDPQKPWIVRKRRDVKVVRAVTPTEISMLPNLTGYLALPGDMPVAKFKAKHVKYHRKNPVPGIELREI, from the coding sequence ATGGACGATAGAGAAAGAGGCTTAGCATTTTTATTTGCAATTACTTTGCCTCCAGTGATGGTATGGTTTCTAGTTGCAAAATTTACCTACGGTATTGATCCATCCACGGCTAAATACCTGATTCCGTATCTGGTTAAGAATACTTTTTCGCTATGGCCTTTATGGTCAGCTTTAATTGCTGGCTGGTTTATTGGTGTTGGCGGTCTGATCGCTTTTATCATTTATGATAAATCACGCGTGTTTAAAGGCGAAAGATTCAAAAAGATTTATCGTGGTACAGAGCTTGTTCGCGCCAGAACACTCGCTGATAAAACACGCGAAAGAGGTGTCAACCAGTTAACCGTGGCTAATATCCCCATACCTACATACGCTGAGAACTTGCATTTTTCGATTGCCGGTACAACCGGTACTGGTAAAACCACAATTTTCAATGAACTGTTATTTAAGAGCATCATTAGAGGCGGCAAAAATATTGCTTTAGATCCAAATGGGGGCTTCTTAAAGAATTTCTATCGTCCCGGCGATGTTATTTTAAACGCCTATGATAAACGCACTGAAGGCTGGGTGTTTTTCAATGAAATTCGCCGTTCATATGATTACGAGCGCTTAGTGAACTCTATTGTTCAGGAAAGCCCTGATATGGCTACTGAAGAATGGTTCGGCTATGGCCGTCTTATTTTTAGTGAAGTTTCGAAAAAACTTCACAGCCTATATAGCACAGTAACTATGGAAGAAGTTATTCACTGGGCCTGTAACGTTGACCAGAAAAAATTAAAAGAATTTTTAATGGGGACGCCTGCCGAAGCTATTTTTTCCGGGTCTGAAAAAGCAGTTGGAAGCGCGCGATTTGTTCTCAGTAAGAATCTTGCCCCACATTTGAAAATGCCGGAAGGTAATTTTTCCCTGCGTGACTGGCTTGATGATGGAAAGCCGGGAACCCTGTTTATCACCTGGCAGGAAGAAATGAAAAGGTCACTTAATCCGCTAATTTCCTGCTGGCTGGATTCGATTTTTTCTATCGTGCTGGGTATGGGTGAAAAAGAAAGCCGCATTAATGTATTTATTGACGAGCTGGAATCACTCCAGTTTCTGCCAAACCTCAACGATGCACTGACCAAAGGGCGTAAAAGCGGTCTGTGTGTTTATGCTGGCTATCAAACCTATTCTCAGCTGGTTAAGGTTTATGGTCGGGATATGGCTCAGACAATTCTGGCTAACATGCGTTCTAACATCGTGCTGGGCGGCAGCCGTCTCGGTGATGAAACGTTGGATCAAATGTCGCGCTCACTCGGTGAGATAGAAGGCGAAGTTGAGCGTAAAGAATCCGATCCTCAGAAGCCCTGGATTGTCCGTAAACGCCGCGACGTTAAAGTTGTTCGTGCCGTAACGCCTACCGAAATATCAATGTTGCCAAACCTCACCGGCTATCTGGCGTTGCCTGGTGATATGCCCGTCGCTAAGTTCAAGGCTAAACACGTTAAATACCATCGCAAAAACCCTGTTCCTGGCATTGAACTGAGGGAGATCTGA
- the stbA gene encoding plasmid stabilization protein StbA gives MKPKSIRAALQLMLPEIEEMLSLGVSREEIYKAVSERFGLEGVNVRSFDTSLYRARQIRKNGMHNTHERMPNNDDSVLHNTQKGGSEKGAEESVLHNTQTPPEPEPQGSEKKESPGIIDKEFFNKISEDFDPKMFNKKF, from the coding sequence ATGAAGCCCAAAAGTATCAGGGCGGCACTTCAGTTGATGTTGCCGGAAATAGAAGAAATGCTGTCACTGGGAGTTTCCAGGGAGGAAATTTATAAGGCAGTTTCTGAACGCTTCGGCCTGGAAGGTGTGAACGTTCGTAGCTTTGATACGTCCCTATATAGAGCGCGGCAAATCCGGAAAAATGGAATGCACAATACACATGAAAGGATGCCGAACAATGATGATAGTGTATTGCACAATACACAAAAAGGAGGTAGCGAGAAAGGTGCAGAGGAAAGTGTATTGCACAATACACAAACGCCGCCTGAGCCTGAACCGCAAGGAAGTGAAAAAAAAGAAAGTCCCGGCATTATTGATAAAGAGTTCTTCAATAAAATCAGTGAAGATTTCGACCCTAAGATGTTCAATAAAAAATTCTGA
- the stbB gene encoding StbB family protein: protein MKVAVINYSGSVGKTLISSYLLAPRLTGAKFYAVETINQSASDLGIENVSIFKGDDFSRLIEDIVFEDAGIIDIGASNVEAFLMAMSRFDSGANEFDKYVIPVTPDNKAIDESLKTAHTLSKAGVSSDKIIFVPNRISPDSEVEDVLAPVFEFVKRTKVGKISKKSVIYNSEVFEYLAYHRISFEALTAEDPEEFKARAKQTTDADERKKLARRYTYMKQAIPVKANLDKAYAALMGE, encoded by the coding sequence ATGAAAGTAGCGGTAATTAATTACAGTGGCAGCGTTGGTAAAACCTTAATTTCATCCTACCTGTTAGCCCCGCGTCTGACTGGAGCAAAATTCTATGCGGTTGAAACTATCAACCAGTCTGCTTCCGATCTGGGGATTGAGAATGTTTCCATTTTTAAAGGTGATGACTTTTCACGGTTGATTGAAGATATTGTTTTTGAAGATGCCGGGATTATTGATATTGGTGCGTCAAACGTAGAAGCGTTCCTGATGGCAATGTCCCGCTTTGACAGTGGCGCGAATGAATTTGATAAGTATGTAATCCCGGTTACGCCTGATAATAAGGCCATTGATGAAAGCCTGAAAACAGCACATACGTTAAGTAAGGCAGGTGTAAGCAGCGATAAAATCATCTTTGTTCCAAACCGCATTAGTCCAGATAGTGAAGTAGAGGATGTACTGGCGCCGGTATTTGAATTTGTCAAACGAACGAAAGTTGGCAAAATCAGCAAGAAATCTGTTATTTATAACAGTGAAGTTTTCGAATATCTCGCGTATCACCGTATCTCATTCGAAGCATTGACCGCTGAAGATCCAGAAGAATTTAAAGCCCGCGCTAAACAAACAACGGATGCTGACGAGCGCAAAAAACTGGCCCGCCGTTATACCTACATGAAACAGGCAATTCCTGTTAAAGCTAATCTCGATAAAGCATATGCGGCTTTAATGGGAGAATAA
- the stbC gene encoding plasmid stabilization protein StbC codes for MEKQPDKFEVLMDWFLGDAKEITASQKEMTEILSALSEKLAKDTESLGETADSLKRTLVENQRSISLAISDDAKAREEFLTKFRRAQASRAETLTRQILFITAGCTIVGAAVGAAIAIILLR; via the coding sequence ATGGAAAAGCAGCCAGATAAATTTGAAGTTCTGATGGATTGGTTTTTAGGTGACGCGAAGGAAATCACCGCAAGTCAGAAAGAAATGACTGAGATACTTTCTGCGCTTTCGGAAAAGCTGGCAAAAGACACCGAAAGTTTAGGAGAGACGGCAGACTCTCTTAAACGGACTTTAGTAGAAAACCAGCGTTCAATTAGCCTGGCAATTAGTGATGATGCTAAGGCGCGTGAGGAATTTCTGACGAAGTTCCGCCGCGCGCAGGCGTCCAGAGCTGAGACGTTAACCCGTCAGATCCTTTTTATTACAGCTGGCTGCACTATTGTGGGCGCCGCCGTGGGTGCCGCGATAGCCATAATTCTACTGAGATAA
- the ccgAII gene encoding protein CcgAII, translating to MTTQTLEQTLEDFRRQCESFAREQQPRCGLIYELYQRRLSAVIDGYLAGVPAEYREELIAVARREFDYLTQDEIAEEIRQDRENDYCSHGIERNCCPLGCGDLDDY from the coding sequence ATGACCACACAAACCCTTGAGCAGACTCTTGAAGATTTTCGTCGCCAGTGTGAGAGTTTTGCGCGCGAACAGCAGCCCCGCTGCGGCCTGATTTATGAACTGTATCAGCGCCGCCTGAGCGCGGTTATTGACGGCTATCTTGCTGGCGTTCCGGCCGAGTATCGGGAAGAACTGATCGCGGTAGCGCGGCGTGAATTTGACTATCTGACCCAAGACGAGATCGCGGAAGAAATCCGGCAGGATCGGGAAAACGATTATTGCAGCCACGGTATTGAGCGTAATTGTTGCCCGCTGGGCTGCGGAGATCTAGACGATTACTGA
- the ccgAI gene encoding protein CcgAI translates to MTTVTTPSQLKKEVESQKELLLRACLEAFNQLPNQRLQGAFTSTYALAAKLDQLLQQTK, encoded by the coding sequence ATGACCACTGTTACCACCCCTTCCCAGCTGAAAAAAGAAGTCGAATCTCAGAAAGAATTATTGCTGCGCGCCTGCCTCGAAGCGTTCAACCAGCTGCCTAATCAGCGCCTGCAAGGCGCTTTCACATCGACGTATGCACTGGCGGCAAAATTAGACCAGCTGCTGCAACAAACTAAATAG
- a CDS encoding antirestriction protein ArdA, which yields MTDITTPSVYVGTYHKYNCGSIAGAWLDLTDFDSSEEFYERCRELHANEADPEFMFQDWEGIPSDMASECHINWDFINGFKQAREEGNEAAFVAFVDLFNSTDFDLFRDAYMGEAKDEETFAEEYLNDSGLLNEIPESVARYFDIVAYARDLFIGDFSLHDGHVFNMTC from the coding sequence ATGACTGATATTACGACCCCTTCTGTTTATGTTGGCACTTACCATAAATACAACTGCGGAAGCATTGCGGGAGCCTGGCTCGATCTGACCGATTTTGATAGCTCAGAGGAGTTTTACGAGCGCTGCCGCGAGTTACACGCAAATGAGGCTGATCCAGAATTTATGTTCCAGGATTGGGAGGGTATTCCGTCTGATATGGCGTCAGAGTGCCATATCAACTGGGATTTTATTAACGGCTTTAAACAAGCCCGCGAGGAAGGAAACGAAGCGGCGTTTGTGGCCTTTGTTGATCTGTTTAATAGCACTGATTTCGACCTGTTTAGAGATGCCTATATGGGCGAAGCTAAGGACGAAGAAACTTTTGCAGAGGAATACCTGAATGATAGCGGTCTACTGAATGAAATTCCTGAATCCGTAGCCCGATATTTTGACATCGTAGCCTATGCGCGGGATCTGTTTATTGGGGATTTCAGTTTACATGACGGACACGTATTTAACATGACTTGCTGA